A region from the Sphingomonas brevis genome encodes:
- a CDS encoding dihydroneopterin aldolase — protein MTDEAVKLQGMIPSHLKIRQSRILLDSLEVMTDIGFHEFEVGVPQRLLITVELWLEDVEPPADDDHQSAWNYDYLRTEVIRIAKERRYNLQETLVHAIFDRVAAYRGVRALRIKSVKPDIYEDAQGVGVEIASFPQEASNP, from the coding sequence ATGACCGACGAAGCAGTCAAACTTCAGGGAATGATCCCGTCCCATCTCAAGATTCGGCAAAGCCGGATCCTGCTCGATTCGCTCGAGGTGATGACCGATATTGGCTTTCACGAGTTCGAGGTCGGAGTGCCGCAGCGCCTTCTGATCACGGTCGAACTATGGCTGGAAGACGTCGAGCCTCCCGCCGATGATGATCACCAATCCGCATGGAATTATGATTATCTGCGGACCGAGGTCATCCGGATTGCCAAGGAGCGGCGCTATAATCTGCAGGAAACGCTGGTGCATGCCATCTTCGACCGCGTCGCTGCCTATCGCGGCGTAAGGGCCCTACGGATCAAGAGCGTCAAGCCGGACATTTACGAGGATGCTCAAGGAGTGGGAGTGGAAATAGCTTCTTTCCCTCAAGAAGCCTCCAATCCGTAG